Proteins from a single region of Ornithodoros turicata isolate Travis unplaced genomic scaffold, ASM3712646v1 Chromosome14, whole genome shotgun sequence:
- the LOC135372305 gene encoding uncharacterized protein LOC135372305 codes for MTIIFIPLHPQEQHPVQFTDYERQKNSKRRKKKGDVDGAQRSADSNQGPHGSKQASLCQIVENACDKKITQEAFDKAVTELIVTDMMPTATVERTGFENFCKTVAPRLSIPSRRTVVRRITAMFYEKKTEIIEEISNALWVSSTADLWSSHHRAYMGVTVHYVDAASLERKGFVIACRRFKYEHTAERIAEMLIDIYNEFSIMEKVKDCVTDNAANFAKAFRMFSRDSATSEATVEESDEDEEDITDMSESVECEEIFGLLNSVTDDDAGLTSLLPPQKRCANHLLNLVASVDAPKARSNPAYKSAHDRAMGKVQALSNAVHRSTKMSDIVHRVTGTTFINPTSTRWSSDFEAVKRVLDIGIDKVKQCSSEMKLKGDSMTESDFCFLEAYVKVMAPVAAAMKLLQGEKDCFLGHVIPMVLGIKTKLSAICKVKYKIVVPLINVLQVSLDERFRDILQSDEYKIATVLVPRFKMSCISQSGELTTKEKVIAAIEEVLRKSEQMNDNEGMDLGLDTVSQSSTLDSQDDDNLFSFVDNTCMQDMRVGSTTHDKIVSEFESYLLDKRTDTKILYTYPCLKACFVKFNASLPSSAVVERLFSLAGQILTPRRCRISDTLFEKMVVLRSLASSAKNLIQA; via the coding sequence ATGACCATTATTTTTATTCCTCTTCATCCTCAGGAGCAACATCCTGTCCAGTTCACGGACTACGAGAGACAAAAGAACAGCAAGagacgaaaaaagaaaggggacgTCGACGGTGCGCAAAGGAGTGCTGACTCGAACCAGGGTCCCCATGGCAGCAAACAAGCGAGCCTGTGCCAGATTGTGGAAAATGCGTGCGACAAGAAGATAACACAAGAAGCATTTGACAAAGCTGTTACAGAACTGATAGTCACTGACATGATGCCAACTGCAACAGTTGAGAGAACAGGATTTGAGAACTTCTGCAAAACAGTGGCTCCTAGGTTGTCAATTCCAAGTCGAAGAACAGTGGTGCGGCGCATAACAGCAATGTTCtatgaaaagaaaacggagaTAATTGAGGAAATCTCAAACGCACTGTGGGTGTCTTCAACAGCCGATCTATGGAGCTCTCATCATCGGGCATATATGGGAGTAACAGTTCACTATGTTGATGCAGCTTCCCTCGAGAGAAAGGGTTTCGTGATAGCATGCCGACGATTTAAGTATGAGCACACTGCTGAAAGGATTGCTGAAATGCTTATCGACATCTACAATGAATTCAGTATCATGGAAAAGGTCAAGGACTGCGTCACTGACAACGCAGCAAATTTTGCAAAGGCATTTCGTATGTTCAGCAGAGACTCTGCAACTTCTGAAGCCACTGTTGAGGAAAGTGACGAGGATGAAGAAGATATCACCGACATGTCTGAATCAGTGGAATGCGAAGAAATTTTTGGATTGCTGAACAGTGTTACTGACGACGATGCTGGTTTGACTTCACTGCTTCCTCCGCAAAAGAGGTGTGCAAATCATTTACTCAACTTAGTCGCCTCGGTGGATGCTCCCAAAGCAAGGTCAAATCCGGCGTACAAGAGCGCACATGACAGAGCGATGGGAAAAGTGCAGGCCTTGTCAAATGCGGTACATCGGAGCACAAAGATGTCCGATATTGTCCACAGGGTAACAGGAACAACATTCATCAACCCCACATCTACAAGGTGGTCTTCGGATTTTGAAGCTGTGAAACGCGTGCTGGACATTGGGATCGACAAAGTTAAACAGTGCAGCTCAGAAATGAAACTGAAAGGTGATTCAATGACCGAGTCCGATTTCTGTTTTCTCGAAGCGTACGTAAAGGTGATGGCTCCAGTGGCTGCTGCAATGAAATTGCTTCAAGGGGAAAAGGACTGCTTCCTGGGGCATGTGATCCCAATGGTCCTCGGAATCAAAACCAAGCTAAGTGCCATctgtaaagtaaagtacaaaatcGTTGTTCCCCTCATAAATGTTCTGCAAGTGAGTCTCGATGAGAGATTCCGAGACATCCTGCAAAGTGATGAATACAAAATTGCTACCGTGTTGGTACCAAGGTTCAAGATGTCGTGCATTTCGCAGTCTGGCGAACTTACTACAAAGGAAAAGGTCATTGCAGCAATCGAAGAGGTCCTCCGGAAGAGTGAACAAATGAATGACAATGAGGGCATGGACCTTGGATTGGACACAGTGAGTCAGAGCTCAACATTGGACAGCCAGGACGATGACAATTTGTTCAGTTTTGTGGACAACACATGCATGCAAGATATGCGTGTTGGATCAACCACGCATGACAAGATTGTGTCAGAGTTTGAGTCGTACCTCTTGGACAAGCGAACAGATACGAAAATTTTGTACACCTACCCTTGTTTGAAAGCATGTTTTGTCAAGTTTAACGCTTCACTGCCCAGTAGTGCAGTTGTTGAAAGGTTGTTTAGCTTAGCTGGCCAGATATTGACACCGAGAAGGTGCAGAATTTCGGACACACTGTTCGAAAAGATGGTGGTGCTGAGATCACTGGCTTCGTCCGCTAAGAATCTGATTCAAGCGTAA